From a single Lewinella sp. LCG006 genomic region:
- a CDS encoding T9SS type A sorting domain-containing protein — MKYLFIWLFLFLVQECFITSPTILAQNTTICYGDPLSDSYWNGFGNYTTANCNFELINGGLASMTTQFFPLETGSALITVPVVGRNLESTGIGLDRMIISFIVQEGDDYSVEIIGNYEGEAITFEAIGSGVTIIVSFQNNASGDIHTLGPVSIIGTTVLPVDIISFEANSQGTGILLEWVTSIEVDLKGFLIQRSTDVESWKDIGIVNSNGSNTTEKIKYTFTDKSPFFGNNYYRLKLVDKDQSFDFTHIIAATWTGSKRLIYPNPAKEYLTITPFENTSNCTYSIIDSKGVLIETKQLNGDEQKINISHLNPGFYRIRLLTNWYPFIKV; from the coding sequence ATGAAGTATCTATTCATCTGGCTTTTTCTTTTTCTTGTTCAAGAATGTTTTATTACTTCTCCAACTATACTAGCTCAAAATACTACAATATGCTATGGTGATCCTTTATCAGATTCTTATTGGAATGGTTTTGGGAACTATACAACAGCAAACTGTAATTTTGAACTTATTAACGGTGGGCTGGCATCCATGACTACTCAATTTTTCCCTTTAGAAACTGGCTCTGCCTTAATTACAGTACCCGTAGTAGGAAGAAATTTAGAAAGCACGGGAATTGGGCTTGATAGAATGATTATATCATTTATAGTTCAGGAAGGCGATGACTATTCTGTTGAAATCATCGGCAACTATGAGGGCGAAGCAATAACTTTTGAGGCAATTGGGTCTGGAGTAACCATAATTGTCTCGTTTCAAAACAATGCTTCTGGGGATATTCATACTCTTGGCCCTGTAAGCATAATCGGAACAACAGTACTACCTGTAGATATAATTAGTTTTGAGGCAAATTCTCAAGGGACCGGAATACTTTTGGAATGGGTAACTTCAATTGAAGTGGATTTAAAAGGATTTTTGATTCAACGGTCTACTGATGTAGAGAGTTGGAAAGATATCGGAATAGTCAACAGCAACGGTAGCAACACTACAGAAAAAATAAAATATACCTTCACCGATAAGTCTCCGTTCTTTGGTAACAACTATTACCGATTAAAGCTAGTAGATAAAGATCAAAGTTTTGATTTTACTCATATTATCGCAGCTACATGGACTGGCTCGAAGAGATTGATTTACCCTAATCCTGCTAAAGAATATTTGACTATAACTCCTTTTGAAAACACCAGTAATTGTACTTATTCCATTATTGATAGCAAAGGAGTTCTCATAGAAACTAAACAATTGAACGGCGACGAGCAAAAAATAAATATTTCTCATTTAAATCCAGGCTTTTACAGGATAAGACTACTAACAAATTGGTACCCATTTATTAAGGTTTAA
- a CDS encoding T9SS type A sorting domain-containing protein: MRLLFPVFLIFLGVFLLHLRIAAQPENDEIATAFQIVSFPFEDLMVEFSSADTEGVLPASDGPCYDYNPMVWYKFQTASDGIVGVYNDQANYIVSIFYTSADLNADSFDDLVPVSPCFGSTLGVGTGVEANQNYYVMVGAAFDMDITFSSEVLLPVNLESFFVNQIEQQVHLIWRTQSESNNKEFIIERNINHQWEQIGSISGAGTSTIPNEYKFIDESPLIGTNFYRLRQIDFSGLATLSEIIMLEFIIEDDNVFLYPNPCRDLIQIYSEKNGSTIEQIFIRDINTATICYTFFPEPNVNQSIDISSLPQGTYLIQLIMEGSTKSQFFVKQ; the protein is encoded by the coding sequence ATGAGGTTATTATTTCCAGTATTTTTGATCTTCCTGGGGGTGTTTTTATTGCATTTAAGAATAGCTGCTCAACCAGAAAATGATGAAATTGCGACTGCATTTCAGATTGTTTCTTTTCCTTTTGAGGATTTGATGGTAGAGTTTTCATCGGCAGACACTGAAGGCGTTTTACCAGCTTCGGATGGACCTTGTTACGATTACAATCCAATGGTTTGGTATAAATTCCAGACTGCTTCGGATGGTATAGTAGGGGTCTACAATGATCAAGCAAATTATATTGTATCAATATTTTACACCTCTGCTGATTTAAATGCAGATTCTTTTGATGATTTGGTTCCTGTTTCGCCCTGTTTTGGTTCAACGCTAGGAGTCGGTACAGGAGTGGAAGCAAATCAGAACTATTATGTTATGGTAGGAGCAGCGTTTGATATGGATATAACTTTTTCAAGTGAAGTACTTCTACCTGTTAATTTAGAATCTTTTTTTGTTAATCAAATAGAGCAACAAGTTCACCTAATTTGGAGAACTCAATCAGAATCCAACAATAAAGAATTCATCATAGAAAGAAACATAAACCATCAATGGGAACAAATCGGCTCCATTTCTGGAGCAGGAACTTCTACCATCCCCAATGAATATAAATTCATTGATGAATCTCCACTAATCGGAACTAATTTCTACCGTTTAAGGCAAATTGATTTCTCTGGCTTAGCTACATTATCAGAAATTATCATGCTTGAATTTATAATAGAAGATGATAATGTATTCTTGTATCCTAATCCATGTAGAGACCTAATACAAATCTATTCTGAAAAAAATGGAAGTACCATCGAGCAAATATTCATTAGAGACATCAATACGGCTACAATATGCTACACATTTTTTCCAGAACCTAATGTTAATCAGTCGATTGATATCTCAAGCTTACCCCAAGGCACCTATCTTATTCAACTTATTATGGAAGGAAGTACAAAATCACAATTCTTCGTTAAACAATAA